CGCCTCTTGGCACTCACCACGGATACGAACCTGAACGAATCGGAGACGAGAAAGAGATAGACGTTCGTACCTGTGGGCTCGCAGACTTCGACCTCCGCCCTCAGATCCGGCCTCTGAGAGTCACGACCCGCCGGCGGGGAAGTGTAGACGTGTTCCGGCCGGATCCCCAGAACGACCTCCTTCCCCTTGTAAGGCATAAGTCCTTCCTCAAGGTCTGCCGGGCACTCGATGTCCAGGGACCCTCCCTGCAGGCGGAGTCCCGAGTCGCCCCCGGCCACCTTCAAAGGGATGAAATTGATCGAAGGACTCCCGATAAAACCGGCAACAAACATGTTGACGGGTCTTTCGAAAAGCTCGAATGGCTCGCCCGACTGCTGGAGCTCTCCGTCTTTCATGACTACGATCCGATCGGCCAGAGTCATGGCCTCCACCTGGTCGTGGGTCACATAGACGAAGGTCGTCTCGGTTCTCTCGTGGAGTTTCTCGAATTCGGCCCGCATCTGAACCCGCATCTTCGCGTCGAGGTTGCTCAGGGGTTCGTCAAAGAGGTAAACCCTCGGTTTCCTGGCAATGGCCCGGCCCACCGCCACCCGCTGCCGCTGGCCTCCCGACAGCTGACCGGGCTTTCTCCGGAGAAGATCCGCTATGCCCAACAGGTTTGCAGCCTCATGCACCCTCTTCTCTATCTCCTCCTTGGGGAACTTTCTCAGCCTGAGACCAAAGGCCATGTTTTCGTACACATTGAGATGGGGGAAGAGCGCATAGTTCTGAAAAACCATGCCCACGTCCCTGTCCTTCGGGCTCACCTCGTTGACCCGGGTATCATCGATGTAGACGTCACCCTCTGTGGGTGACTCCAACCCGGCGATGATGCGGAGAACCGTCGTTTTTCCACACCCCGAAGGTCCAACAAGCACCACAAACCCCCTGTCCTCTATTTCGAGGTTGAGGTCCTTTACCGCCGTCACTTCGTCAAAATTCTTTACCAGATTCTTCAGCAGAACTCTGGCCATCAAGCCCTCCTCCTCGCCCTCCGTTCTTCCACGGTCCGGCCGAATCGCTCAAACACCCTCAGGCCTGAGAGGCCCTGCAATCGATTCTCCGGGGTACCCCATCTTTTTCGAGGCCTCCAGTGCCGCACCCCTCACCTCGTCGATCAGGGTATCCATGCGGTCATCGGTCATGCTGAGCAGGGAACCGGTGATATTGATCGCGGCAATTACCCGGCCGTCATGGTTTAGGATCGGCGCGGCTATGCACCGGATACCGACTGCGTACTGCTGGTCGTCGATCGCAAACCCCTGGCGGGCGACATCCATCAGGATTCTTCGCAGCTCATCCGGGTCCGTCGGTGCATTGGGAGTATTTGCA
The genomic region above belongs to Deltaproteobacteria bacterium and contains:
- a CDS encoding ABC transporter ATP-binding protein — its product is MARVLLKNLVKNFDEVTAVKDLNLEIEDRGFVVLVGPSGCGKTTVLRIIAGLESPTEGDVYIDDTRVNEVSPKDRDVGMVFQNYALFPHLNVYENMAFGLRLRKFPKEEIEKRVHEAANLLGIADLLRRKPGQLSGGQRQRVAVGRAIARKPRVYLFDEPLSNLDAKMRVQMRAEFEKLHERTETTFVYVTHDQVEAMTLADRIVVMKDGELQQSGEPFELFERPVNMFVAGFIGSPSINFIPLKVAGGDSGLRLQGGSLDIECPADLEEGLMPYKGKEVVLGIRPEHVYTSPPAGRDSQRPDLRAEVEVCEPTGTNVYLFLVSDSFRFVSVVSAKRRPRPHDRVDVWFDMGEMHFFDPATEKAILSPG